The following coding sequences lie in one Dehalococcoidia bacterium genomic window:
- a CDS encoding NADH-quinone oxidoreductase subunit D translates to MPLKTELVTVNMGPHHPSTHGVFRMRVTLDGEVVREMEPMFGYLHRGIEKLAEGRTYTQNIPFTDRLDYVSSMAGNFSYCLSVEKLMGIEVPERAEYLRVIMCELQRMVNHLIAVGFFLNDLGAMMTPLLLMWREREKIVDLFEMACGQRLLYNYIRIGGVSQDVPSEFVPALEKFLDDFPGYFQEFEDLLKGNEILQARTIGTGVISARQAINASMSGPCLRASGVDWDLRRDDSYSIYDRLNFDVIVGKNGDNYDRYRVRMAEIMQSHRIVRQALAKMTDLSPVSSVRARIPKVLRPPKGEVYAAIEAPKGEMGFYLVSDGSAKPYRWHVRAPDFINLGVLRDMVVGSKIADLIVTFGSIDICLASVDR, encoded by the coding sequence ATGCCGCTGAAAACTGAACTTGTCACGGTGAATATGGGGCCCCACCATCCCTCGACGCATGGCGTCTTCCGAATGCGGGTGACGCTGGATGGAGAAGTAGTCCGGGAAATGGAGCCAATGTTCGGCTATCTGCACCGGGGAATAGAAAAGCTGGCCGAAGGCCGCACCTATACCCAGAACATCCCTTTTACGGACCGACTCGACTATGTTTCCTCCATGGCGGGCAATTTCAGCTATTGCCTCAGCGTGGAGAAGCTGATGGGAATCGAGGTTCCGGAGCGGGCGGAATACCTCCGGGTGATCATGTGTGAATTGCAGCGAATGGTCAATCACCTGATCGCGGTAGGTTTTTTCCTTAATGATCTGGGCGCAATGATGACGCCGCTCCTGCTGATGTGGCGGGAACGGGAAAAAATCGTTGATCTTTTTGAGATGGCTTGCGGCCAGCGGCTGCTTTACAACTACATACGGATCGGCGGAGTGAGCCAGGATGTGCCGTCGGAGTTTGTTCCGGCGCTGGAGAAGTTTCTCGATGACTTTCCCGGCTACTTTCAGGAGTTTGAAGACCTGCTGAAAGGCAATGAAATCCTGCAGGCCCGAACCATCGGGACCGGCGTGATCTCTGCCCGGCAAGCCATCAACGCCTCGATGAGCGGGCCGTGCCTGCGCGCCAGCGGGGTGGACTGGGACCTGAGGCGCGACGATTCCTATTCGATTTATGATCGCCTGAACTTCGATGTGATCGTGGGCAAAAATGGCGATAACTATGATCGCTATCGGGTTCGCATGGCAGAGATCATGCAAAGCCATCGGATCGTCAGGCAAGCGCTGGCCAAAATGACGGACCTTTCTCCGGTATCCTCGGTAAGGGCCAGGATTCCCAAAGTGTTGCGCCCGCCGAAGGGAGAGGTTTATGCCGCCATCGAAGCGCCCAAGGGCGAGATGGGATTCTACCTGGTGAGCGACGGTTCGGCCAAGCCTTATCGTTGGCATGTTCGCGCCCCGGACTTCATCAACCTGGGGGTGCTGCGCGATATGGTGGTCGGCAGCAAGATCGCCGATCTGATCGTCACCTTCGGCAGCATCGATATCTGTCTGGCGAGTGTGGATCGATAA
- the nuoH gene encoding NADH-quinone oxidoreductase subunit NuoH encodes MIVLPEVSQAVSPASWWLDRPVSSDWPFHNFWAHWAVFGVGIIAGALLLVMAFIWFERRFMGPFQLRMGPNRAGPFGLLQPVADAIKIMMKEDVVPTTADKVVHFIAPILIFFPVLLMFAVIPIQNGVGLIPDLNVGLLFLVAVGSIETIAVFMAGYGSNNKYATIGAMRSVAMMISYEMPMALAVVAVVLVTGTLSLQGIVTAQSVPFALLLPISFIFYFICALAELQRTPFDLLEADSEIVAGYHIEYSGMKFAMFYLGEYAGAIIQSAIIVTLFLGGWKGPILPPFMWFFFKLFAVFAFIVWTRMTWPRVRIDQLMAFAWKYMLPLSLVNLLMVAIETIYWDPVGWWLVPVNIVISVILLTGWAAMFKVAEGQRFALPVGIGLMQGLLVTLKHATRKRITEQYPEQRLTVSKRTRGQELVWDPAACTACAACALACPHGVIQIKTSKGADNKKVIDQFDMDEGLCIFCGLCVEACPSNALFFGRSYERSRYRREEFFVHAADLSSPEKEKSAYLKPELEEGLPEQTLLIYRKHKRPF; translated from the coding sequence ATGATAGTTCTGCCGGAAGTTTCTCAGGCCGTTTCACCTGCCTCGTGGTGGCTGGATCGTCCGGTTTCTTCGGATTGGCCCTTCCACAATTTCTGGGCGCATTGGGCGGTCTTTGGTGTGGGCATCATTGCCGGTGCGCTGCTGCTGGTGATGGCCTTCATCTGGTTTGAACGCCGGTTTATGGGGCCTTTTCAACTGAGAATGGGGCCCAACCGCGCTGGGCCGTTCGGTCTCCTGCAGCCCGTGGCCGACGCGATCAAGATCATGATGAAGGAGGACGTGGTTCCCACGACCGCCGATAAGGTGGTCCATTTCATCGCCCCGATACTCATCTTCTTCCCGGTTCTTTTGATGTTTGCCGTCATTCCCATTCAGAACGGGGTGGGACTCATCCCCGATCTGAACGTCGGGTTGCTGTTCTTGGTGGCTGTCGGCTCCATCGAGACCATCGCTGTTTTCATGGCCGGATACGGGTCGAACAATAAGTATGCCACCATCGGCGCGATGAGAAGCGTGGCCATGATGATCAGCTATGAGATGCCGATGGCTCTGGCGGTGGTGGCCGTGGTGCTGGTGACCGGCACGCTCTCCTTGCAGGGGATCGTCACGGCGCAATCGGTGCCGTTCGCGCTCCTCTTACCGATCAGCTTTATCTTCTACTTCATCTGCGCGCTGGCAGAACTCCAGCGGACGCCTTTCGATCTGCTGGAAGCCGATTCGGAGATCGTCGCCGGATACCACATCGAGTACTCCGGGATGAAGTTTGCCATGTTCTATCTGGGGGAATATGCCGGCGCCATCATCCAGTCGGCCATCATCGTCACCTTGTTCCTGGGCGGCTGGAAAGGGCCGATATTGCCTCCGTTCATGTGGTTTTTCTTCAAGCTCTTTGCCGTCTTTGCCTTTATCGTGTGGACCCGGATGACCTGGCCTCGCGTTCGGATCGACCAGTTGATGGCCTTCGCCTGGAAATACATGCTGCCGCTTTCACTGGTCAATCTGCTGATGGTGGCCATTGAGACCATTTACTGGGACCCGGTTGGGTGGTGGCTGGTCCCTGTGAATATCGTTATCTCGGTTATCTTGCTGACTGGATGGGCGGCCATGTTCAAAGTCGCGGAAGGGCAGCGATTTGCTCTTCCTGTGGGGATCGGCTTGATGCAGGGGCTTCTGGTGACTCTCAAACATGCCACGCGCAAACGGATCACGGAGCAATATCCGGAACAGCGTCTCACCGTCTCCAAACGAACCCGGGGGCAGGAGCTGGTCTGGGACCCGGCTGCGTGTACGGCGTGTGCCGCCTGCGCTCTGGCCTGTCCTCACGGCGTTATCCAGATCAAGACGTCCAAGGGAGCCGACAACAAGAAAGTGATCGATCAGTTTGATATGGATGAAGGACTCTGCATCTTTTGCGGACTCTGCGTCGAGGCATGCCCGTCCAATGCGCTCTTCTTTGGCCGCAGCTATGAACGCTCCAGATATCGGCGGGAAGAGTTCTTTGTTCATGCCGCCGATCTGTCTTCGCCTGAAAAGGAGAAAAGCGCCTACCTCAAACCGGAGCTGGAAGAGGGCTTGCCGGAGCAGACGCTGTTGATTTATCGCAAACATAAGAGGCCTTTCTAG
- a CDS encoding NADH-quinone oxidoreductase subunit J, protein MGVDIAFWIFAIVGVIAAIGVVALRNLFRAALMLVLCFFTVAGIYASLSADFLAVAQVLVYMGAISVLIIFAVMLTKQLRSGNPFSRAWPLALVTCACLMGLLIFGFVDTTWPSINASQVDAVNRVAENQPTTGPISDALFNENVGFLLPFELAATLILAAVLGAIALMRDK, encoded by the coding sequence ATGGGTGTTGATATTGCTTTCTGGATTTTCGCAATTGTGGGCGTGATCGCTGCCATCGGAGTGGTGGCTCTGCGCAACCTGTTCCGGGCGGCGTTGATGCTGGTGTTGTGCTTCTTCACCGTCGCTGGAATCTATGCCAGCCTGAGCGCCGATTTCCTGGCGGTGGCCCAGGTGCTGGTCTACATGGGCGCCATCTCGGTGTTGATCATATTTGCCGTGATGCTAACCAAACAGCTCAGAAGCGGCAATCCTTTCAGCCGAGCCTGGCCTCTGGCTTTGGTGACATGCGCTTGTTTGATGGGGCTGCTGATCTTTGGCTTCGTCGATACCACATGGCCTTCTATCAACGCCTCGCAGGTCGATGCTGTGAATCGGGTCGCAGAAAACCAACCCACTACAGGACCGATCTCCGACGCCCTGTTCAATGAGAATGTGGGGTTCCTGCTGCCGTTCGAGCTTGCGGCAACGCTGATTCTGGCTGCCGTTCTGGGAGCCATCGCGCTGATGAGGGATAAGTAA
- a CDS encoding NADH-quinone oxidoreductase subunit C codes for MKLKALIGTEVAGKITEKIPDAVVESSEATVVIAPGKTVEVMRFLKEPPDFDFNYLNGVTAVDNNDHFEIVYHLTSITMRHTLCVKARVSDRENPGIASITALWRGAELQEREIFDLMGIRFIGHPNLKRIVLWDGFEGYPLRKDFGKPKA; via the coding sequence GTGAAGCTCAAAGCGCTTATCGGGACCGAAGTAGCCGGCAAAATCACAGAGAAGATACCCGATGCTGTGGTTGAGAGCAGCGAAGCCACAGTTGTCATTGCACCGGGGAAAACAGTCGAGGTGATGCGTTTCCTCAAGGAGCCGCCGGATTTCGACTTCAACTATCTCAACGGCGTCACGGCGGTCGATAACAATGACCACTTTGAGATCGTCTATCACCTGACATCGATAACAATGAGACACACCCTGTGTGTTAAGGCGCGTGTTTCGGATCGGGAGAACCCGGGAATCGCCTCGATCACCGCCTTATGGCGGGGAGCGGAGTTGCAGGAGCGGGAGATCTTCGATCTGATGGGAATCCGGTTTATCGGGCATCCCAATTTGAAGCGGATCGTTCTGTGGGACGGATTTGAAGGGTATCCGCTCAGAAAGGACTTCGGTAAGCCGAAGGCTTAG